From the Gallaecimonas mangrovi genome, one window contains:
- a CDS encoding type II secretory pathway component: MSPNFSRQGGSALAVAVFIIVVMALLVAGLAALLNRQSGTVVYEVWGTRAYLAAESGLQGGLVRLYPLNGSGLSSCFSSYQQAFSSSGLNGCSVTVSCTLASSSDADMPKVARVRSQASCQTGRITTGRTLSVEVSE; encoded by the coding sequence ATGTCCCCTAACTTTTCTCGCCAAGGTGGCAGTGCGCTGGCGGTGGCGGTGTTTATCATTGTGGTAATGGCGCTGCTGGTAGCAGGGCTGGCGGCGCTGCTTAATCGTCAGTCTGGCACCGTGGTGTATGAGGTGTGGGGCACGCGGGCCTATTTAGCGGCCGAAAGCGGCTTGCAGGGCGGGTTGGTGCGGCTTTATCCCCTGAACGGCAGTGGTTTAAGTAGCTGCTTTAGCAGTTACCAGCAAGCCTTTAGCAGCAGTGGCCTAAACGGTTGCTCGGTTACGGTATCGTGCACCTTGGCCAGTAGCAGCGATGCGGATATGCCGAAAGTGGCCAGGGTGCGCAGCCAGGCCAGCTGCCAGACTGGGCGTATTACCACAGGCCGAACCTTGTCGGTGGAGGTGAGTGAATGA
- a CDS encoding PilW family protein, which yields MKARGFTLVELVAVIVVMGIVALGSYGYLRFGSQLYGDTVARAHTLSQGRFAVERLTRELRNAVPNSVRVSSDGSCIEFVPIAAAVRYFDAPVAPDSGNTIKVVWVDPAGTTPSSGDAIDWNSDFFGTSLWAMLNPTQSSQIYSPDDSDRRVMALASSAYVDDGYYLLTLASTTSFAKDSPSMRLYLGGQPVSFCQVGANLYRYENYGFIASQPLPSTGLTNGQLMAQQLASSSYPLFRYDSAVLTRNAVVHILLKFQSVGEDDLFFNLEVHQPNVP from the coding sequence ATGAAGGCGCGTGGCTTTACGCTCGTTGAACTGGTGGCGGTGATCGTGGTGATGGGTATTGTCGCGCTGGGTAGTTACGGCTACCTGCGCTTTGGTAGCCAGCTTTATGGCGACACCGTGGCAAGGGCCCACACCTTAAGCCAAGGGCGTTTTGCGGTAGAGCGGCTAACCCGTGAGCTGCGTAATGCCGTACCCAATAGCGTGAGGGTAAGCAGCGACGGCAGTTGCATCGAGTTTGTCCCCATTGCGGCGGCGGTGCGTTATTTCGATGCCCCTGTCGCCCCTGATAGTGGCAATACCATTAAGGTGGTGTGGGTTGACCCGGCTGGCACCACCCCCAGCAGTGGCGATGCCATTGATTGGAACAGTGACTTTTTCGGCACCAGCCTCTGGGCAATGCTAAACCCCACCCAGTCCAGCCAAATCTACAGCCCAGACGACAGCGACCGGCGCGTTATGGCGCTGGCAAGTTCTGCTTATGTAGATGACGGCTATTACCTGCTGACCTTGGCGTCTACCACCAGTTTCGCCAAAGACTCGCCCAGTATGCGCCTCTACCTTGGCGGCCAGCCGGTTAGCTTTTGCCAGGTAGGCGCTAATCTTTATCGATACGAAAACTACGGTTTTATTGCCAGCCAACCCTTGCCCAGTACCGGTTTAACCAATGGCCAACTGATGGCGCAGCAACTGGCCAGTAGTAGCTATCCGCTGTTTCGCTATGACAGCGCGGTACTGACCCGTAATGCCGTGGTGCATATCTTGCTCAAGTTTCAATCGGTGGGCGAGGACGATCTCTTCTTTAATTTGGAGGTCCATCAACCCAATGTCCCCTAA
- a CDS encoding type IV pilus modification PilV family protein, with amino-acid sequence MLRQRGVTLIELIIGMVVLGIAITLITSSLLPLALNNTDPWHQVRAAELGQSLMNEILAKRYDENSPSTQLRCGETGAPACSSSLGPESGETRDSYDDVDDYNGLVLTGTDIANILNESLNSIYSQYRVSVTVVYDGNALGLSPDEAKRIDVTVTTPGGSATVFSAYKGNW; translated from the coding sequence ATGCTAAGGCAGCGTGGGGTTACCCTGATTGAACTGATTATCGGTATGGTGGTGCTGGGCATCGCCATTACCCTTATTACTTCCAGCTTATTACCTCTGGCACTGAATAACACCGACCCTTGGCATCAAGTCCGGGCGGCGGAATTAGGCCAGAGCCTGATGAATGAAATCCTCGCTAAACGCTATGACGAAAATAGCCCGTCAACTCAGCTGCGCTGTGGTGAAACCGGGGCGCCAGCCTGTTCTAGCAGTTTAGGGCCGGAATCTGGCGAAACGCGCGACAGCTATGACGATGTGGATGACTACAACGGCTTGGTGTTAACCGGCACCGATATCGCCAATATTCTTAACGAGTCACTCAACAGCATTTACAGCCAGTACCGGGTGTCTGTCACGGTGGTTTATGACGGCAATGCGCTGGGTTTATCGCCAGACGAAGCCAAACGCATTGATGTCACTGTTACCACCCCCGGCGGCAGCGCCACTGTGTTCTCTGCCTATAAGGGGAACTGGTAA
- a CDS encoding type II secretion system protein: protein MKEHAYTKASGFTLVELVAVIVVLGILSVVAGSRFFGSSGVDNVVARDELLALLRQVQVQAMAQTASSTCAQVVITNSGASVPASSSCTFSGDEGSQQQVLLNSGKLVLLVGGVADTSSTPLVFDGMGRVARCANGCTLEVQNDSTASLCIEAQGYIYPC, encoded by the coding sequence ATGAAAGAGCATGCCTACACTAAGGCTTCTGGCTTCACCTTGGTGGAGCTGGTAGCCGTTATTGTGGTGTTGGGCATTCTTTCTGTTGTGGCGGGCAGTCGCTTTTTTGGCAGCAGTGGCGTGGACAATGTTGTGGCCCGCGATGAGCTGTTGGCGCTGCTGCGCCAAGTGCAAGTGCAGGCCATGGCGCAAACCGCCAGTAGCACTTGTGCCCAGGTGGTTATTACCAATAGTGGTGCCTCGGTGCCTGCCAGCAGTAGCTGCACCTTTTCCGGTGATGAGGGGTCGCAGCAGCAGGTGCTACTTAATAGTGGCAAGTTAGTGTTGTTGGTGGGCGGCGTTGCCGACACCAGTAGCACGCCGTTGGTGTTTGACGGCATGGGGCGCGTAGCGCGCTGTGCTAACGGTTGCACCTTAGAGGTACAAAACGACAGCACTGCTAGCCTCTGTATAGAGGCGCAAGGATATATCTACCCATGCTAA
- a CDS encoding type II secretion system protein, giving the protein MNRQQGFTLIELVVVIIILGILAVTAVPKFINLQDDAKEATANGVAASLKGASQLVYAKALINGSDSAASGNTVTVNGNTTVDLVYGYPAATAAGIGNAVEIDNPPWVGAVSGTDYVYTYNSDTTCTVTYTAPTAANGSPTITSDCSAN; this is encoded by the coding sequence ATGAACAGACAACAGGGTTTTACCCTTATCGAACTGGTCGTGGTGATCATTATTCTGGGGATCCTGGCGGTCACCGCAGTGCCTAAGTTCATCAACTTGCAAGATGATGCCAAGGAAGCAACTGCCAATGGCGTCGCGGCGTCCCTTAAAGGAGCATCGCAGTTGGTTTATGCCAAGGCATTGATCAACGGTAGTGACAGTGCCGCAAGTGGTAACACCGTGACTGTTAACGGTAATACCACCGTTGATCTGGTTTACGGCTACCCCGCCGCTACAGCCGCAGGGATTGGCAATGCGGTTGAAATTGATAACCCACCATGGGTTGGTGCGGTAAGTGGCACTGATTATGTTTACACCTATAACAGCGATACCACTTGTACCGTGACTTATACGGCGCCTACTGCTGCGAATGGCTCTCCTACTATTACCAGTGACTGTAGCGCCAACTGA
- a CDS encoding type II secretion system protein, which translates to MKQQGFSLIELVIVIVILGLLAAVALPRFLNVTDDAQDATVEGVAGGFATAVGLVRAEWEVEGRPSGGSSGAGAYVTLDNETIYVDGDNGYPVGTASASNTAMSADACLAVMDAILQSPPRTTTSDSDIGNNRYLVRMQSDSSGDLCVYYLIATLNKTSLPAAGDYDTAGVGNSFTYRPYTGKVMVYNNN; encoded by the coding sequence GTGAAACAACAAGGTTTTTCGCTGATCGAGTTAGTCATCGTGATCGTCATTTTGGGGTTGTTGGCGGCGGTGGCCCTACCGCGTTTTTTAAATGTCACCGATGACGCCCAGGATGCCACCGTTGAAGGGGTTGCTGGCGGTTTTGCTACCGCCGTAGGCCTGGTTCGCGCCGAATGGGAAGTCGAAGGCCGTCCGTCCGGCGGTTCAAGTGGCGCTGGCGCTTATGTCACCTTGGATAACGAAACCATTTATGTCGATGGCGACAACGGCTACCCGGTCGGCACTGCCAGTGCCTCTAACACCGCCATGAGCGCCGATGCTTGCCTGGCGGTCATGGACGCCATTTTACAAAGCCCGCCACGTACCACCACCAGTGATAGCGACATTGGCAACAACCGTTATTTGGTGCGAATGCAAAGCGACAGTAGCGGCGACCTCTGCGTCTATTACCTTATAGCCACCCTTAATAAAACTTCGCTGCCTGCGGCCGGTGATTACGACACCGCCGGAGTTGGCAATAGCTTCACCTATAGGCCCTACACAGGGAAGGTGATGGTTTACAACAACAACTAG
- a CDS encoding type II secretion system F family protein has translation MSQFYYRGRDERGQAVKGLVDAGSQEAAFDVLLARRIRPESVHPARQPLSFNLLSPKVELEDMLMLCRQMYSLTKAGIPILRAVAGMAETTPSKVLRGVLADIASQLESGRTLSTAMNRHPKVFPSLLVSVVHVGENTGRLDDAFLQLAEHLTQEQETRRRVKSAVRYPSFVVIAIAIAMVIVNTMVIPQFAQIFRKFHAELPLPTRILIGTSDFFVHYWFVLLLAVVAAVFAWVRWLKTHNGRLFWDSKKLKLPVMGSIVYRALLARFARSLGMMLRSGVPLPQALALVADAVDNLYMKQKILAMRQGIEGGENLLRTGSQSGLFSPLILQMFAVGEETGNIDEMLIEAAGFYEREVDYDLANLTAKIEPILIVFVAGLVLMLALGVFLPMWDLMRAYKGQ, from the coding sequence ATGAGCCAGTTTTACTATCGTGGCCGTGACGAACGTGGCCAAGCGGTGAAAGGCTTGGTTGATGCTGGCTCTCAGGAAGCCGCCTTCGATGTGCTGCTGGCGCGGCGTATTCGCCCTGAATCAGTGCATCCGGCACGCCAGCCCCTGAGCTTTAACCTGTTGAGCCCTAAGGTTGAGCTCGAAGACATGCTGATGCTGTGCCGGCAGATGTATTCGCTGACCAAGGCCGGTATTCCCATTTTGCGGGCCGTGGCCGGGATGGCTGAAACCACGCCATCAAAGGTACTGCGGGGGGTCTTGGCCGACATTGCCAGTCAATTGGAGTCAGGCCGCACCTTATCTACCGCTATGAATCGCCATCCCAAGGTGTTTCCGAGTTTGCTGGTGAGTGTGGTGCATGTGGGTGAAAACACCGGCCGTTTGGATGATGCCTTTTTGCAATTGGCCGAGCACTTAACCCAAGAGCAAGAAACCCGGCGCCGGGTGAAATCAGCGGTGCGCTACCCAAGCTTTGTGGTGATCGCCATCGCCATTGCCATGGTCATTGTTAACACCATGGTTATTCCCCAGTTCGCGCAAATCTTCCGAAAATTCCACGCCGAGCTGCCGCTGCCAACCCGCATCCTTATCGGCACTTCCGACTTTTTTGTTCACTACTGGTTTGTGCTGCTGCTGGCGGTGGTGGCCGCCGTGTTTGCTTGGGTCAGGTGGCTCAAAACCCATAACGGCAGGCTTTTTTGGGACAGCAAAAAACTCAAGTTGCCGGTAATGGGCTCCATTGTTTACCGGGCGCTGCTGGCCCGCTTTGCCCGTAGCCTAGGGATGATGCTCCGCTCCGGGGTGCCGCTGCCGCAAGCCTTGGCGTTAGTGGCTGATGCGGTTGATAACCTTTATATGAAGCAAAAAATTCTGGCCATGCGCCAGGGCATTGAAGGCGGTGAGAACCTGCTGCGCACTGGCAGCCAAAGCGGGCTGTTTTCACCGCTAATTTTGCAGATGTTCGCGGTGGGTGAAGAAACCGGCAACATCGATGAAATGCTGATAGAAGCGGCCGGTTTTTACGAACGAGAGGTGGACTACGACCTGGCAAACCTAACCGCCAAAATCGAGCCTATTTTGATTGTGTTTGTGGCGGGGTTGGTGCTGATGCTGGCGCTGGGTGTGTTCCTGCCAATGTGGGATCTGATGCGGGCCTATAAGGGGCAATAG
- a CDS encoding GspE/PulE family protein, with protein sequence MSQPRLKTRLGDLLVTERIITEEQLRQALASQHRLGRKLGRTLVELGYLSEHQLLSFLSQQLKIPYLDIAERRLDPNVAKLIPEVLARRYRALALEADDDTVLIGMSDPADLQVLDALEERLAPRELRLAVVEEAQLLNAFDSIYRRTQEIASYASQLEEEHQQTADFDFGSLGREEGEGGATVARLLQSLFEDAVQMRASDIHIEPEQTQLRIRQRVDGVLHENVLKEARVASALVLRLKLMADLDISERRLPQDGRFHMKIHGHAIDVRISTMPVQFGEAVVMRLLDQTSGVLSLADTGMPDELVEHFRRNLKRPHGMVLVTGPTGSGKTTTLYGALAELNEPAKKIITVEDPVEYRLPRINQVQVNHKIGLDFSQVLRTTLRHDPDILMVGEMRDEETVEIGLRGAITGHLVLSTLHTNDAVTCALRLIDMGAQGYLVASALRAVLAQRLVRRLCSKCAKPQVIDPKDKPLIEQTLGEPLTTTTFKAPHGCQACNHTGYRGRIGVFELLELDAAMNEAMRSQDPQGFTAAAHRHPLYRPLALMALDYAHQGITSIEEVLKLWDSGEAMA encoded by the coding sequence ATGAGTCAACCTCGCCTGAAAACCCGCTTGGGCGACCTACTGGTTACCGAGCGCATCATTACCGAAGAGCAGTTACGGCAAGCCCTTGCCAGTCAGCACCGTTTGGGCCGCAAGCTGGGCCGTACCTTGGTGGAACTGGGCTACCTGAGCGAACACCAGTTGCTGAGCTTTTTGTCGCAACAGCTGAAGATCCCCTACCTGGATATTGCCGAGCGCCGCTTGGACCCCAACGTCGCCAAGCTGATACCGGAAGTCTTGGCCCGGCGCTACCGGGCGCTGGCTTTGGAAGCCGATGACGACACGGTATTAATCGGCATGTCCGACCCTGCCGATTTGCAGGTACTCGATGCCCTTGAAGAGCGATTGGCCCCCCGGGAATTGCGGCTGGCGGTGGTGGAAGAAGCGCAGCTTCTTAACGCTTTTGACTCCATTTACCGGCGTACCCAGGAAATAGCCAGCTATGCCTCGCAGTTAGAAGAAGAGCACCAACAAACCGCCGATTTTGATTTTGGCTCCCTGGGCCGAGAAGAAGGCGAAGGAGGCGCTACCGTTGCCCGCTTGCTGCAATCGCTATTTGAAGATGCGGTGCAGATGCGCGCCTCTGATATTCATATCGAACCGGAGCAAACCCAACTGCGCATTCGCCAACGGGTTGATGGGGTGCTGCACGAAAACGTCCTCAAAGAAGCGCGGGTGGCATCGGCACTGGTGCTGCGCCTAAAGCTGATGGCCGACCTGGATATTTCCGAGCGGCGCTTGCCGCAAGACGGCCGTTTTCACATGAAAATTCATGGCCATGCTATCGATGTGCGGATCTCCACCATGCCGGTGCAGTTTGGTGAAGCGGTGGTTATGCGGCTTTTAGACCAAACCTCTGGGGTGCTGTCCCTTGCTGACACCGGTATGCCAGACGAGCTGGTTGAACATTTTCGCCGCAACCTCAAGCGCCCCCATGGCATGGTGCTGGTCACCGGCCCTACCGGTTCCGGTAAAACCACCACCCTTTACGGGGCGCTGGCGGAACTCAATGAACCGGCCAAAAAAATCATTACCGTTGAAGATCCGGTGGAATACCGGCTGCCGCGCATTAACCAAGTTCAGGTTAACCATAAAATCGGCTTGGACTTTTCGCAGGTGCTGCGCACGACGTTGCGTCACGACCCCGATATTCTCATGGTGGGGGAGATGCGGGATGAAGAAACGGTGGAAATTGGCCTGCGCGGCGCTATTACCGGCCACTTGGTGCTGTCCACTTTGCACACCAACGACGCGGTAACCTGCGCCCTGCGCCTGATTGATATGGGCGCCCAGGGCTATTTGGTGGCCAGTGCCTTAAGGGCGGTGCTGGCCCAGCGCCTGGTGCGCCGTCTTTGCAGTAAATGCGCCAAGCCCCAAGTCATTGATCCAAAAGATAAACCTTTGATTGAGCAGACGTTAGGAGAGCCGTTAACCACAACCACTTTTAAAGCACCTCATGGCTGCCAAGCCTGTAACCATACCGGCTACCGCGGCCGTATTGGCGTGTTTGAGCTTCTAGAGTTAGACGCAGCCATGAACGAGGCCATGCGCAGCCAAGACCCGCAAGGTTTCACCGCCGCTGCCCACCGTCACCCCCTTTATCGTCCCTTGGCGCTGATGGCGCTGGATTACGCCCACCAAGGCATCACCTCTATTGAGGAAGTGTTGAAGCTTTGGGATAGCGGGGAGGCCATGGCATGA
- a CDS encoding tetratricopeptide repeat protein produces the protein MSVLNQMLKDLDKRGAVVNDIASDTHAGKPAKASWLWLLLLPAAAAMASAGWWLKGDMMAKTPPPVAAAVPVAPKTAAVLASVTAKPVDVAPAGPGAAPAVIAPPKVSAPVTSAPALMVKATPAVQSAPTHVTKNTALTPPKAASPVSPAVKAAPSTAAKVKREVLTPSQQAQGLYQSGLLAWQQQQVLEAESDWKKALAAKEDFKPARLALASLYQQQRRLEDAAAVLLPMSDSDSDISLALARVLVQQGKVADAYQQLEMTPPTTKTGLQLKAELARLSGNLPAAADQYRRLANRYPDDGRLWMALGLTLEGLHQNSDAKAAYQKALAAASLSNEARRYAQSRWQALGRPQ, from the coding sequence ATGAGCGTGCTGAATCAAATGCTCAAGGATCTCGATAAACGCGGCGCTGTGGTCAACGACATCGCGAGCGATACCCATGCAGGCAAACCTGCAAAGGCAAGCTGGCTTTGGCTGCTACTTTTGCCCGCGGCGGCGGCCATGGCCAGTGCCGGCTGGTGGCTCAAAGGCGACATGATGGCGAAAACGCCGCCACCGGTTGCGGCTGCGGTGCCAGTGGCGCCCAAAACCGCCGCCGTCTTGGCAAGCGTGACGGCAAAGCCTGTTGATGTGGCGCCAGCCGGCCCTGGCGCTGCCCCCGCCGTTATTGCGCCGCCTAAGGTCTCGGCGCCGGTTACCTCCGCCCCTGCGCTAATGGTCAAGGCCACGCCTGCCGTGCAGTCAGCCCCTACTCATGTGACTAAAAATACCGCCTTGACGCCGCCAAAAGCGGCGAGCCCCGTATCGCCTGCGGTTAAGGCCGCGCCATCTACCGCTGCCAAGGTGAAGCGAGAAGTGCTCACCCCCAGCCAACAGGCGCAAGGCCTTTATCAAAGTGGTTTATTGGCCTGGCAACAGCAGCAAGTGTTGGAAGCTGAAAGTGATTGGAAAAAGGCGCTGGCCGCCAAAGAAGATTTCAAACCGGCAAGACTGGCGCTAGCCAGTCTGTACCAGCAGCAGCGGCGCCTGGAAGATGCTGCCGCCGTCTTGCTGCCAATGAGCGATAGCGACAGCGATATTAGCCTGGCGCTGGCCCGAGTGTTGGTGCAGCAAGGCAAGGTTGCCGATGCTTACCAGCAGCTGGAAATGACGCCGCCCACCACCAAAACTGGCCTGCAATTAAAAGCCGAGCTGGCCCGCCTGAGTGGCAACTTACCGGCGGCGGCTGATCAATATCGCCGCCTTGCCAACCGTTACCCGGACGATGGCCGCCTGTGGATGGCACTCGGTTTAACCTTGGAAGGTTTGCATCAAAATAGCGATGCCAAAGCGGCTTACCAAAAAGCGCTGGCGGCGGCGTCGTTATCGAATGAAGCGCGCCGTTATGCGCAAAGTCGCTGGCAGGCGCTAGGGAGGCCTCAATGA
- a CDS encoding ExeA family protein, translating into MYLQHFGLKEKPFGLTPSTAFYCDLPMHGEALDVLKLALTDGEGFIKIVGEVGTGKTLLCRRLLAELPERFAPAYLPNPDLSPGELRWALAMELGLKQAGNIDQQQLGQLLQRQLLGLAANGRLPVVVIDEAQALPDETLEALRLLTNLETESRKLLQVVLLGQPELDGRLRQHHLRQLSQRISFHYRLRPMNRREVGVYVNHRLHCAGCQKPLFTRPALGALYRASHGVPRLVNILCHKALLLAFGKGLPRAGWRQMRMAIRDTESCYRAAGAVL; encoded by the coding sequence ATGTACCTGCAGCATTTCGGCCTCAAAGAAAAACCGTTTGGGCTTACCCCCAGCACGGCTTTTTATTGTGACTTACCCATGCATGGTGAGGCGCTGGACGTGCTGAAGTTGGCCCTGACCGACGGTGAGGGCTTTATTAAGATTGTTGGGGAAGTGGGCACCGGTAAAACCCTGTTATGCCGGCGTTTGCTTGCCGAACTACCCGAGCGTTTTGCCCCAGCTTACTTGCCTAACCCTGATTTAAGCCCAGGGGAGCTGCGCTGGGCCTTGGCGATGGAGCTTGGGCTTAAGCAGGCTGGCAACATTGACCAGCAACAACTGGGGCAACTGCTGCAGCGCCAACTGTTGGGGCTGGCGGCCAATGGCCGGTTGCCAGTGGTGGTTATTGACGAAGCCCAGGCGCTGCCCGATGAAACCCTCGAAGCGCTAAGGCTACTGACTAACCTTGAAACCGAATCACGCAAGTTGTTGCAAGTGGTGCTTTTAGGCCAGCCGGAGCTAGACGGTCGGCTTCGCCAGCACCATTTACGCCAGCTTAGCCAACGCATCAGTTTTCATTACCGGCTGCGGCCAATGAACCGGCGAGAGGTGGGGGTTTATGTTAATCACCGCCTGCATTGTGCGGGTTGTCAAAAGCCGCTCTTTACCCGGCCCGCCCTTGGCGCGCTTTATCGCGCCTCCCATGGCGTACCGAGGTTGGTGAATATCTTGTGCCACAAAGCGCTGCTGCTCGCCTTCGGCAAGGGGCTTCCCCGTGCCGGCTGGCGACAAATGCGAATGGCTATCCGGGACACTGAAAGCTGCTACCGGGCAGCGGGAGCCGTGTTATGA
- the mshL gene encoding pilus (MSHA type) biogenesis protein MshL, whose amino-acid sequence MLNRIFRISLTLLTITVLAACQTPSERNTQNGVKALKSELPKPSQARTPQPPAAVEKELLSGLVAPAPIPEQRINVSAKDTDVRDLLTGLVKGTPYSLAMHPGVTGKVSLDLHNVTLADVFSVLEDLYGYDIRRQGNLIRVYPAGLRTETIAVNYLLMTRKGLSRTSITSGQLTDKNNNNGYNSNASSNNNNGNNSLNNGSTNQMTSGTRLESSSEADLWDRLQSVLTAMVGKGDGRMVAVDPLSGLVTVRAYPDELRNVRDFLTQTQDHLQRQVVLEAKIVEVTLNNEYQQGINWTQALLYDKGNTSLNLTTSGVSLGNTITSTLGGVSALTFTSTDFTSVINLLDTQGDTQVLSSPRITATNNQKAVIKVGSDEYFVTDISSNASTTTSSTSNISSDIELTPFFSGIALDVTPQISADGHVLLHVHPSVTDVEEQDKTITVTSNGETNETTLPLAYSDIRESDTIVRAKTGDVVVIGGLMRTNTKQQTSKTPLLGDIPWLGQLFTSRHDVKQKTELVILLKPTVIEGSQDWIPQVNRTNALLDKWYPEGK is encoded by the coding sequence ATGTTGAACAGGATTTTCCGCATTTCTCTGACCCTGTTGACCATCACCGTGTTGGCCGCCTGCCAGACGCCGTCTGAGCGTAACACCCAAAATGGGGTGAAGGCGTTAAAGTCGGAATTACCCAAGCCAAGCCAAGCCCGCACCCCGCAGCCACCGGCGGCGGTGGAAAAAGAGTTGTTGTCGGGGTTGGTGGCACCGGCGCCCATTCCTGAGCAGCGCATCAACGTGTCTGCCAAAGACACCGACGTGCGCGATTTACTGACTGGTTTGGTCAAAGGCACACCTTATTCGTTGGCCATGCACCCGGGGGTGACCGGTAAGGTGAGCTTGGATCTGCACAATGTCACCTTGGCAGATGTGTTCTCGGTACTTGAAGATCTCTACGGCTACGATATTCGCCGCCAGGGCAATTTGATTCGGGTTTACCCCGCAGGTCTTCGCACCGAAACCATCGCCGTTAACTATCTGCTGATGACCCGCAAAGGCTTGTCGCGCACCTCTATTACCTCGGGGCAATTAACCGACAAAAACAACAACAATGGCTACAACAGCAATGCCAGTAGCAATAACAACAACGGCAACAATAGCCTTAATAACGGCTCCACTAACCAGATGACCTCCGGCACCCGCCTTGAGTCGAGTTCAGAGGCGGACCTGTGGGATAGGCTGCAGTCGGTGCTCACCGCCATGGTTGGAAAAGGTGACGGCCGTATGGTGGCGGTTGACCCGTTATCCGGGCTGGTAACGGTAAGGGCCTACCCTGATGAGCTGCGTAATGTCCGGGACTTTCTGACCCAGACCCAAGATCACTTGCAGCGCCAGGTTGTCCTGGAAGCGAAAATTGTTGAGGTCACCCTCAACAACGAATACCAGCAAGGTATTAACTGGACCCAGGCGCTGCTTTACGACAAGGGCAATACCTCGCTGAACCTCACCACCTCTGGGGTAAGCCTGGGTAACACCATTACCTCGACCTTGGGGGGCGTTAGCGCACTCACGTTCACCAGCACCGATTTCACCTCGGTTATTAACCTGTTGGATACCCAGGGCGATACCCAGGTGCTGTCGAGCCCGAGAATAACCGCCACCAATAACCAAAAGGCGGTGATTAAAGTCGGCAGCGATGAGTATTTTGTGACTGACATTTCCTCTAACGCTAGTACCACCACCTCGTCCACCAGCAATATCAGTTCCGATATCGAACTCACGCCATTTTTCTCCGGCATTGCCTTGGATGTAACGCCGCAAATTTCCGCCGATGGCCACGTGTTGCTGCATGTGCACCCTTCGGTGACCGACGTGGAAGAGCAAGACAAAACCATCACTGTTACCAGCAACGGCGAAACCAACGAAACCACTTTGCCGCTGGCGTACAGCGACATTCGTGAGTCCGACACCATAGTGCGGGCCAAAACCGGTGATGTGGTGGTGATTGGCGGCCTGATGCGCACCAACACCAAGCAGCAAACGTCGAAAACACCACTGCTGGGCGACATTCCCTGGCTTGGGCAGCTCTTTACTAGCCGCCACGACGTGAAACAAAAAACCGAGCTGGTTATTTTGCTAAAACCCACCGTCATTGAAGGCAGCCAAGACTGGATACCCCAGGTGAACCGCACCAATGCCCTGTTAGACAAATGGTATCCAGAGGGTAAGTGA
- a CDS encoding SctD/MshK family protein — translation MFIPWAPALITLALSAPLLAQTLKDPTRPPGEHVGSAGQAQAPLTLSAVLGSQPALAIINGQVLKVGDKVQGWTLRHIFKDEVLLVSAGQQQKLTVFDHSAVTSAYQNGH, via the coding sequence ATGTTTATACCCTGGGCACCAGCACTCATTACCTTGGCGCTTAGTGCGCCGCTGCTGGCCCAAACCTTAAAAGACCCGACGCGGCCGCCCGGCGAGCACGTTGGCAGTGCCGGCCAGGCGCAAGCACCGTTGACACTGTCGGCGGTATTAGGCAGCCAGCCAGCGCTGGCCATTATTAATGGTCAGGTGCTGAAGGTGGGCGACAAGGTCCAAGGGTGGACGCTACGCCACATTTTTAAAGACGAGGTGTTGTTGGTGAGTGCTGGCCAGCAACAAAAATTGACTGTGTTTGACCATAGCGCCGTGACGTCGGCATATCAGAACGGACATTGA